The Arachis ipaensis cultivar K30076 chromosome B07, Araip1.1, whole genome shotgun sequence genomic interval TGTTTCAGGTGTTCACTACTATGGCATTCATCTTGTTCGCTGAAGAGAATGTTGACATTGCTGTTGTTGAGGTAAATTATCTATTTTCTTCACTGGTAATTGCTTCAGGCTATTAAGTTATTGTTCTGATTTTGTTGTTTCTATGTTGCCCCCCCACCAAAAAGTCTTGAGATTATATTGGCTTTGTCTAAGCCAACATAATGGATAGTTCTTGATAGTGTTTAATTGTTAATAttgtctttattttaaaaaatttaaacctAAAACTGTGAGATGGCCAAAGTCATAatgttgtatttttatttaattctaCAGGCTGGTTTAGGGGGTGCTCGGGATGCAACGAATGTTATATCCTCAGTTAGGTGTTTCTCTCCATGATCTTATTTTCTCAATAATAAGATATCTAAACTTGAAATGAAATGACGTTTTTCTTGGAGACAAAACACGCTACAACTGCATAGATACTAAATTGAGGACTATTGACAAGGATACAATCCAATTCTTATGTACATGACTAAATGCAATAGTAGCTACATTGAGCTTATTTTGTCCTATTCCAATTACTCAATGCTCATTAAAAAGAAGCATATTTAAATTAGCTAGAGAGCTTTCCATCTTTGCCTTTAAGAACTGTCGTTTGTTTAATCCTTGCATTCTATACGTAAAATAGACCAGAAATAGTTATTGATATGAAATATCCTTTCATTTATGTCTTAATTTAAAGCATAATAACATATTTTGAGATAAAAATACCCTAAAATGTATGCAAAGTGGCAAAACAGGGATCTTATGTTGCTGTGACAGCTAAATAGGATTTCCTTTTTGTCGGATGGATTGGACCTATCTTCTATTGATTTAGATTTGTGTTaatgtataaattttaaaattttattcttcaTACATAAACACCAGAGCGAAATAAAACTTTTCTCTATATTCTTGGTACACAGATGTTTATCTTTTACAATTTTATTACCATTATGGACAATATTGTTTATCTTTTCTCTATATTCATGGTATGCCAATGGCTGCACTAATTTACTAATTTACTAATTTGTTTACTAATTTGAAGGATAAAGGCTGCACCACATACTCCACTTAGGCAGCGTGATGATCCTGAGGTGAATACCTTTCATATATTAGGTTGAAATTTCATAAAATGGATTGCATAACTAATGATTggtttcatttcttttttctCAGACAGGTTCCATTTTAGAGAAACTTACAGAGGAGAACTTACGGGACTGGGGGCTTTTGCAAGACTTCTATCGTTTTGTGAAGGTAACGGAGCTTGTATAGTTTCTTTTTTAGGTTGTTTGTACAATCAAGCATTACATTAATTTATCCTGGAAGCTCAGAGACAGGTAGGAGAGAAATCCCCTAACCGCGATGAGGAATATCAGATCGAAGAACCCCTAACCTTTCTTCATTGTGCACTCCCCGAAGAACGTTGCCGGCGCGCGCGATACTTTTGTCGGCAATCCCTCTTCCGACCCGTAACCCTCCTTTaagtttcttctctcttctctcgacACTCTCTCCCTCAAGCTCACTGTGGCTCACCTCTCTCACGGCTGGTCTCGCCGTCGACCCCTCTCTCTCTGGTTTCACGCTTCTCTCGCGCCCATTTCAGACTCAAGCTCATCGCTCTCTGTCACCACCGTCGCAAGCTCTGTCGCGCTCTGTCACCATTGCAAGCTCGTCTTCTTGTGTCGGCCGTCAACGCTTCCTTCGTCGTGAGTTGGTCCTGGGTAGGTGAGTTTCAGCTTCCTTTGGCCCT includes:
- the LOC110265091 gene encoding uncharacterized protein LOC110265091; protein product: MILRFHFRETYRGELTGLGAFARLLSFCEDRRTPNLSSLCTPRRTLPARAILLSAIPLPTRNPPLSFFSLLSTLSPSSSLWLTSLTAGLAVDPSLSGFTLLSRPFQTQAHRSLSPPSQALSRSVTIASSSSCVGRQRFLRRELVLGRCSLLWHSSCSQKRMLTLLLLRIKAAPHTPLRLRDDPETGSILEKLTEENLRDWGLLQDFYRFVKTIESSAKEFFGQRWNSCNSRNS